Sequence from the Sardina pilchardus chromosome 15, fSarPil1.1, whole genome shotgun sequence genome:
CATTGttaaatacatatacatattaaAAACTTTACTGTGACAATTAGAGTAGTTCTGGATATGTTGAATTATTTACAATCAaatgttttgctatttgttgtTTTACCAATTGAATTTTAAACAAAGCAGTACGAGAAAATCATTGTGGGTGCACAAAACGTCAGCTTGACCTTTTACACTGCAAACTGCATGAACTTTGTAATGGGTTAATTTGCAATCAGCACTGGAATGCGACTCTgggcaaaaaacacacaacatccaAATTCTTAGGACTCCAATAACTAAATGATGCACTGATCTTCCATAAATGACAATCCAAGTAAAaatgatttattcattttttttcctttttttcaaacacatacaaaaaattAGATGCTGAAAATGTGCACCGTTCCAACTTCCACGTCTGCTGTAGACTTGGTTTggccacagcacacagcagcccTGGTTACATCATACTAACGTGGTCTGCCATGGTGGACCTAGAGTCCCAGCTGTCTGTGAGTATGTGGCAGAAGGGAATGAGAGGCCTCAGCGCGCTCTCCTTCACATCCTGATCCCGGTCCAATGGGTTTAACCGCAGGTCCAGAATCAGCCTTGAACTGGGGTGGTGCGACCTCTTGTGTAAACTCAGCAAGGTGCTGAACTCGAGCAGGTCAGCAGGCAAGATGTAATTTGAGCTGtgtaaaaaacataaaaacactcAGCATCAATAGGAAACTCAAAGAAAAGACATGgcaccatgtgtgtgtaaaaaatgtTCTCTAAGTAAAAATCaaataattataattattataatacGATTGACAATAATGTTTTTATTACCTGAGATCCAGTTTCAGTATACTGCTTGGAGAGTTTCCTGAGAATAGTTCTGCTAAATCTTTCACACTTTTTGCTGTTGGACAAAAACATCTTTGTAATTTATTGTATTCCTGACATTAAGTGATTCTGGTCAGGATCAAGTAGGGACAGACATCTTACCCAGTCGATTTTGCGGCAGTGCAAGAGAGTGTAGAGAGCACAGTCCCTTGAGTGTCCTCACAAAGGGCACAAGGAAGTCTTCATTCGTAGTGCATTTGTCAAGAAGCTGACAGTCTTTCAAGCATATATCTGTGGTTATGAACACACATTAGGTAAAATGTTATCATCAGCAATAAAGTAGTTTAATTTGTTACTCCCGTTTTCCCAATTTGTTACTTCTTTTAGCCAAAACTTACCTTCCAGCAAAGAGTTCTCCAAGAGATGAagaatttcacaatgagagctgGCCAAATTGATGTCATCCAACGTAAGTGACGTCAATTTTTTATTTGACTCTAAAAAATGAGAATGCACAAAACATAACTTAATTAAGATTTGTAGTATTCAAGATGGCTGGCTACACCAAGATTCGTGGCTTGATTTACCAATCCAGTATGTGTCAACTGTCACATTAAAAAGTGGGAAAGTATAGATCATTACTTAGACTTGGCAAGAATAGCATGTAGTAAAATACTATCGGTGAAAGATCCTTCTCATAAGTCAGTCATTGCACTGAGAAGGGTCTTAAAGATCTTAGTCATCAGGTCAGGAACTTGGTCATAGCAGTATTAAAGGTAGAGTCtgccatactggagaaaaggtTTTTGATATGAGCTCAATGGACGATCAAATTACACCCTtttcttccatgctcttgaagCGTTGTGTTGACTGGCTTGAATTGTAAAAAGTTTTTTCCAAGGCACCATGTTTCATCTATTTACATAAAGACTACAGACACCAGCTATTtgttaacacagacacacaacaaataGCTAGATGATTGAAGAGCAGTTCACTGAAATTGATTGATTTTAGAGTACTGAATTGAAGGTTCATAGTTCAGACAAGCTTACCTGCCAGTGTACTGAGTATAGGTGAAGCTGGGTGGATCCCTGACACATGGAGACTGCAGAGATTTGGTGTTTGTCTCAGCGTAGTCAGAAGGCCCTCCATATCTACCTGAACTTTTCCATGGGAAGATTTCACTGACAGCTTCTCCAATAAAAACACTGTGAAATGGACAGAGATACCCTCTTCAGATCAAAAGTAAAGTTCTTTAAGGACAGTTAAATTTTCTACCAAGACCAATATCTTGAATATCCATCAGTTAAGAAAGTTGGTCCTTTAAAGTGAAACAAAACTGTTCTCAAAGAAAGTTTGTAATTGTCTGatacagggggtcaggatttgactgataagcttcgccgattagcaaggcacttcctcgtcgccattttccagaaatacatcatgtccggtgccgttttctctgcgttttcctcatgttgattggtggctgttccactctcagctcatgcacgagctctccttctgtaccttacgtcaatcagtaacctggcacttaattggctaagtaaaacggcaccggaaacaagccccttgaaacgccatgttgaagcttgaaaaaatcgttcaattttggcaattttcactagcctagcattcccattgaaatgaatgggggcgggacttgttcactttctccagttcttataatacctccatggtctgATACAATGTAATCAATAACGAGCCCATAAAACATACACAACCAGAACCTTGCTTCCATAAAGTCTACTTTTTAACCTTTCGTAACCTAACTATATGCATTACTATACCTTTAGGTTCTAGTGGCTTCAGTGCTCTCATAGGTATGAGTTTGTTGCATGAGCCTGGTGCTGGAGGGAAGACGTCCAGAGCGAGAGACCTAAGAGAAGGGCAGGCCTCCAAAACGGCATCAACAGGCGTGTGGTCGTTAACCGCCATGGAAAGATCTCTGAGGAGGCAGCCAGGCTTGCTGCACAACACCTGGAGAGAATTCACCAACACCTGCAGATCGGAGTCCTTAAACAGTCCTGAAAAACAAACACCAGAGTTATCAACAAGACTTGATAAGTCTATCACCATCAGACTAAGACATTTGTCAATATAATCAATTGCATAAATTACAAGAATATTTTCGGGGCTAATTCAATTTGACAGTGAAGAGTGAAAGCACTTGGATGTGGCACAGATGCTGCCACTTGTGCCACAGATTCCCTATCAATGAATGATTCTACAAATATTCGAACAGAATGACACTTTGTTTCTATGGTTGTGAACACTTTCATAAATGCACATACTCTCATTGTGAAGATGAAGGGTATGCAGACAGCGCCAGAAGGGCAGGGATGGTGACACCACGTTGATGATTTCAAAGGGGGTCACTTGCATGTCAAGTGAGTCTATCTGTCCTTTTGGGCATATGGGACCACACTTGGGCAGAAATGTGTCACAAGGGAATTCTGTGGGCATGTCCCAGAGCCAAGTAATCCTCCGACGCTTACATGCCACCTCCTCTGTGCCAGAGCCACTGCGCAGAGTGCCAGTGGCGCTTGCGTCTAAACCACGGGACTGTGTGACCTGGATGCTGGAGGAGGGGCCTGGCATCTCACCGGACTCCTGGCTTAAATGGAGTGGTCCCACTCCATCAGGTCTTCTACACCTGGTGGTAATCCAGTTCTGAAGATCCAGACCATAGCAACGTCCCATCTCCACGTCCTTCACAGAGCCGTGGTCAAGGAGGCGATGGAGGATGTACAGCAGGTCTTTCTCCACTCCTGTCCATGGACTCCAGCGATCGAGCAGCTTGAGAcaccctgctcctctctccagctCAGATAAGATGGGCTTAAGCTCCGCAGAAGCTAGCCGGCACACCTTCCTGGACACGACTGACAGAGTCTGGACATAGGAGACGGTCATGGAGAGGACAGTCTGCTCACTGAGGTTTGACAGGTATTTTTTGTcccctctgttgtgtgtgtacagggctACATGGAAAAGCCTCTCTAGGGATTTCTGCTTCCAGTCACAATAAGGCTGAGAAACCTAAAGTGAGAAaaccaaaataaaaatgtaaaagtaATTCACCAGTTTAATCAAAATGCTGTTAGGGCGACTGTGGCTGATGGTAACATTTTACTAACATACCATTGGTCTGCAACGCCAGGTCTTGACCAGATCTTTGAATATAAATTCCCACATAAATGACGTGGAAATTCCTTGGAGAGAAGAAAATGTAAGATCACAGGCACTTTAATGTCAATGACAGTAACGTTAACATCTGTTGTAGTTCTAAATTAACAAATGATAGCAGCTAATAAACAATCACCTTTGCGTTGAACTGCTGACTCAATTCTGTCGAGGTAAACGATGTTCAGATGAGGAAGAATGTCTTTAAGAAGGCTGGCTGGTAAATCTAGATAGAATTGAGTGCAAAACAAGTATTAAAATGGTGTTGAAATCCTCTTGTTATGTCACTGTCGAAGCGGTAGTTAACTAAGTTATGTGATACACACAGTAgcttacattgacacttaccaGAAATCCTTTCCTCAAGAACAGACATAT
This genomic interval carries:
- the lrrc41 gene encoding leucine-rich repeat-containing protein 41, which codes for MAKVETSGKSAAVESLVQTCIKLVCQHMSVLEERISDLPASLLKDILPHLNIVYLDRIESAVQRKGISTSFMWEFIFKDLVKTWRCRPMVSQPYCDWKQKSLERLFHVALYTHNRGDKKYLSNLSEQTVLSMTVSYVQTLSVVSRKVCRLASAELKPILSELERGAGCLKLLDRWSPWTGVEKDLLYILHRLLDHGSVKDVEMGRCYGLDLQNWITTRCRRPDGVGPLHLSQESGEMPGPSSSIQVTQSRGLDASATGTLRSGSGTEEVACKRRRITWLWDMPTEFPCDTFLPKCGPICPKGQIDSLDMQVTPFEIINVVSPSLPFWRCLHTLHLHNERLFKDSDLQVLVNSLQVLCSKPGCLLRDLSMAVNDHTPVDAVLEACPSLRSLALDVFPPAPGSCNKLIPMRALKPLEPKVFLLEKLSVKSSHGKVQVDMEGLLTTLRQTPNLCSLHVSGIHPASPILSTLAESNKKLTSLTLDDINLASSHCEILHLLENSLLEDICLKDCQLLDKCTTNEDFLVPFVRTLKGLCSLHSLALPQNRLAKSVKDLAELFSGNSPSSILKLDLSSNYILPADLLEFSTLLSLHKRSHHPSSRLILDLRLNPLDRDQDVKESALRPLIPFCHILTDSWDSRSTMADHVSMM